A region of the Zonotrichia leucophrys gambelii isolate GWCS_2022_RI chromosome 14, RI_Zleu_2.0, whole genome shotgun sequence genome:
ccgTGACAGGCAAGTGGAAGGTCAGGAACACTTGTCTCCAGAGCTGACTCTTTGAgataaacaaagaaataaaagataaaaataaagataaaaaaagcaCAGACTGTGTGTAAGACAAACCTGTGCCAGCAAGTCCTGAGCCAGGATTGATTTACAAGACCTCACATGACCTGCAAACAGTGCAGGaccaaaaatgagggaaaatgaaGCTTTCCAAGCATATACATCTCTGCTAAATACCTTTGGGCTGAATCACCATGAAAAAGTTGCAGTGTTTGGTGCCATTTCAAGTGAGCTGAATTGAGCTGAGCACCTCAGTCTGAGGCTGCATCTCCAAAGGGAAAGTTTGTGTGACAAAGAGTTTGATAATTTTCCATGACTGCTGTGAAGAGTACAGAGCCACGTGATGTGCAAACTTCCCTGTTTGAAAAATCTACATTTAAGTCTGTTAATTTATGTAAAAGCTGAGGCTTGAAGTCTTGGAGGTGGGATCTGTAAATTATCACTTGTATGTTTGATTATTCCTGGATGTGAGGCTGCAGCCCATGTCTTGTGCAAAGTGGAACTTTTCAGTGCTGGGCtaatggttttttttattcaattCTTACCAATCACAAATAACTAGAGAAGCAAAAGGAACTTAAACTGtgctgggattttccagcaACATTTTCTAGCCTTCTTGTGTCCAGTCATTTAAACTTTGCTCCTTATAATGACTGATGGCCACCCAAGCTTCTGGGACATTAAATACCCACACAGCGTTAAGGTGTGGTAACctgtaattaatttaaaagtgaaCTTTACGTTAAATTTTTACAAGAACACAGAATTTTcagggttgggagggacctctgAAGATCACCTAGTCAAACTTCTTGCCACAGAGGAGTCACCTAAAGCAGACAATACAGGAACGCGTCCAGGTGGGTGTGGGATaactccagagagggagacccGCACCCTCCCTGGCCACTCTATTCCAGTGCTCTGCCCCCCTCCATGGCAGGCAGCCCTTCCACATGTTGAGGTGAATCGTGCGGTTTATTTTATGGCCGTTTCTCCTCACGCTGGAAGGGTGCGAGGGCTCAGGAGCCGCCCCACAGCCGCCCGCCTTGCGTGCCCTCAGGCGAGGGCGGGCGcgcggccggggccgcccctGGCGGGCGGAGCGGCGCCTGCGCGGCCCCGCGGGGACCCCCGCGCGCGGCGTCTCGCGAGAGGCGGCGCCGGGAGCgcggcgggaggaggaggagggaaggagaagaaggggaaggggaagaaggcGAAGGCTGCGGTGCCCGGGCGGGAGGTgagcgcggggccgggcagggctcgGGGGTTGTCCGAGAGGCCGGGCGGGGCTCGCCGAGGTAGTGCCGCCCCGGGGCCGGACCAGCTCCCGGTTATGAGCGCGGCGTGTCCCCGCTTGTCCCTCCGCGCTCCCCGGTGCCAGGTAGGGCTCGGTCCGGCGGGacgcggggctggggctgcgggggctCTGCGGGGCAGCTCCCGTTCTCCGCACACGCGGCACCTTCCCGGCTGGACGCtccccagggagctggaggggTTTAGCCCGGATTGAAGGAGGACCGGGGGGACCACATCGCTCTGTACGGCCACCCGGGAGGAGGCTGTAGACAGGTGGGTGTCGGTCTTTTCTCCCAAGTATCAAAAGACCAGaagaagaggaaacagcctgGAGCTGACCCAGGGAACGAGCTGCCCGGAGAGGTGGTGGTGGCACCGTCCCTGGAGGTGgatgtagatgtggcacttggggtcaCGGTTTGACAGCGTTAGATTGATGTTCATGAGACTCGATcctagaggtcttttccaaccttaacgATTCCGTGAGTCCCTCCAGCCCCGGTGCTGGGCCTGAGGCTGGTGCAGCCGTGCCGggtgctctgcagcccctgccggGCTGGGCAGCGGGAGCGATGCCGGGATGCAGCCGGCGCTGCCCGGCTTCCAGCGCTGCTCCCCGAGCATCCGGCCCTGAACGCTCTGCAGAGCTCAAAACTGCCGGAACCTGCTGTTTGTAAGGTGATTACAGCCAGTGGTGGCTCTCAGGGGTGACACACAACAAATGTCCCTGGCTGTTGTTGGCCCCGGCTGCAGCACCGGGGCTGCCTGAGATGCTCCCTGCGATTGTGAAACCAGGGATGGTGCGTGTGCTGGAAGTTTGTGATAAAAGTAAGGGATGAACAGTATGTCCTGCGTTTTGGGAGTTTCTTCCTGAAATTCAGGAAATTGTGATGACTTCCAAGTATGGATATTGAAAAAAAAGGTGACAAATGCTGCCAAGCCTGTAAACTTCAGCTttgtggcagcagtggtgggCAAGGTGCTGGCAAAGTGTAGATTAGGATGGTCTTCTGCTGGTCTCTAACATATATGGGCTAAGTTGTGGTGCAACATGCAAAGCAGATCCATTTATTTGCTTATGGTGTACATTTATACTAATGTAAGTATTGGTGTCATTTGATGAGGTAAAACTTCCTTGCTCTGCAAAGGGTGCAAGACTTTTTGGAAGGTGGGCAGAAACAATGTTGAGTGATAGCCAAGTGCATGAAATTTGTTTATTGGTACAGTCTGCTTTCACTGGTGGGTACTTGTTCTCCTGCACCTTTAGGAGATTAAATTGGATTCCACTTTTCTAGAGGATGCTGATTCCCTAAGCATAACTGTGTGTACCATGATATGTAAGTATAGAAGGCTGCAGGGGTCCAGTGATCCCTGGTGAAGTGCCCCAAGGGAAAGTATCCATTTGGATTTGGTGGGGgttttatgtgtttttaaaagttcttaTTCCACTTCTTTCTGTCTTCCTAAGCAGGCAAAATCCAAGTAAGTTGCCAGAAATCCTGTATCTTCTCATGTTAGATCAAGTGGGCACTGGAGGAGTTGAGATAGTTCCTACTGCTGGGGAAACCCAAAGCAAGAAGAGAGGGGATCTGCACCCAAATCCTTGGAGGCACATTTCTTTCAAAACCACTGGTGTTCATAGAGAGGGTTTATTGTCCCCTGTGTCTGGCACATGCCTTTCTGtaagctgctttattttctgtggcCTTACTGCTCCTGTGAGTGAGCTGGAGTTACTTTTGCAGAGAGGCTGGAAGAAAATGTAGTTGTTCCATAAAGCCAAGAGGAGAGGAATAAAGAGACACAAATTACTTTAGCTCTTATCTATCTTAAGAATAAACAGTTACAATCAGGCTGTGAAGTGGAAATAAAGTTTCCAAACCCCCGAGGAGTTGCATCTGCAATGGCTTTTGCAATAAGATGCTGGGGACATCCCCTTTTTCTGGTGCTAAATGAGTTTGAGAGGTGGTTGTTTGACACAGCAGGGGTTTGACCTGTCATAGCACAAGTGACCTCAGACCACGGCCTCTTTCCCAGGCCTGGCATGGGGAGAAAAGCTCTTGGTTCACACCCAGGCCAGGTTCAGGTTGGAGATGGTCACGGGATGGCTGCTCAGGGGACTCTGTAGGGTGATTATAGCACTTGGTCCACTCTCCAGTTTGCCAGCACCGTGTCACAGAGGCAGCTTTGTTTGGATCCTGGTGCACGTTCCTGTTGGCTGGTGACTTTGGGTTGAACTTGAATGTAAATTCTTGGCTCTTTCTGGAAGCTTTCCCTTTTGATTCTGGCAAGGGGAGGACAGAGGCACGTTCCCTCTAATGTGCACAGAGAGCTCTAATTTGTGCTTTCAGTCTGGCATCCTTTATGAAGTGCTCAGGAAGGGGATGGCTCATAATCAATAGAGCAACTCttgttttctgcagtgctttccTTCTGAGGGGGCATTAAGCTGTCTTACTGCTCTTTTCCAGGACTCctctctggcactggcagggttAATAGAAGTGGAGTCTTTCTGATTCTGTGCTGCTcgctgctgtgtgtgtgtgtcttggAAAAGCCAAACTCTCTGGCAGGCCTGCGTGCTGTGTCCTGGAGAGcaggctggagcccttgggGTGCACTTGGTGAAGCTGCATTGTGGGGTGGCTTTGGTGAAGATCCCTCTTTCCCTTTGCCCCAGGAATGTGGGTGCCACACACAGTGTCCAGCCTGCCCCTGtcgctgctgccagcagggtgatgtgtccctgcctggctgggacagctctgctgggaggctgcagtgctgcccagggctgtgggagctgctgggttggggacagcaggagaggaTGCTCCgtgcagctttccaggctcGCTGCATTCCAGGCAGCCCAGAGGGCTCGAGCGGCGCTGGAAGCGCAGCGTGCTGGGATTCTGTGCGCAGTGGGCACCCTATTCATCCAGAATGGGAagcagtccctgccctgagcagctaAATGGGATCAAAAGCAAGAACAGACTTGGGCAAAACTCAAACCCAGGAGTGTGCCAAGCAGGAGGCTTGGCAGTGtccctccattatcttctgctgCTGGACTCAGATGCTTGGTCTGAAGTGCTGACGCACATATGTAATTTGCCCCTTCTTTAGCTCTCTGCTgatttctctatttcttctcagagctgctccatcctcaaTCTTGACTAGCTAAACAAGGAGAATTACTGCTGAGTAATACCTGCTTCTTGCTCTGCAGAGTGTAAAACGTTATGTCTGCAGTTCCTCCAGATCCCCTTCGCAGGCAGAATAAAAACCCGGCTTCAGGAGAGGGCACTTTTTGGTGTTGCAGTGCAAAACCTGTGTTAGGCTACAGCTCTGCTGAATTTCTGTCTGTCCCTACTTCCaaattgtaaataaatacaCCAGGGTGGAGAAACCATAAGCCTTCAGATATGTGTTTTGTGTCTTGGGACAAGCTGACCTAATACTTTGACATGTAACAGTATCTGGTATTGTTCCTCTTTGTTACTAAATTCTTGTCTAATTTTGGAAACCTGGACTTTGGTTGTTAAAACCCGTCACTCCTGAGACACAAGCACAACCATGCAGGGGACTTTTTACCAAGTCATTCACTGCAAGGCTGCAGTGAACTTCAGAGGTGCTGGGcaccttttccctgggaatgaCAGAGCTCAGCACTTCTGCATATCTGGACTTGAGTTCTTCTGCATCTCTGTGTAGGGTGGGGTTGATGTTGTTTAAGGGTGGTGTGAATTGGCTGGGGAGCAACTTCTGTGTTTTGGGAAGAGACACCCAGCCTTCATTTTAACAAAACTTTTCAGGGCAGCTTGCCCTGACGTGGCTTTGTTTTCAAACCTGGTGTTTGCAGGGTTTGTGCTGAAGTCATTGGAAAGATTTAGGATGTCTGTGGAAAGGACAGCTCTTGTTTTTTTATCTGTaggtgctgctctgtgtttatAATCAGAGCCTGGACCATGCTTGGAGGGGTGGAGAACATTGCAGTAACTACTTGTACCTCACTTTGCTGTGCTGTTCTTCCCTGGCTGTAGGCACTGGCTCCTTGCTGGCTTGgggagagctcagggctggtTTGCCAGCCTGCCTCTGCACAGAGCCTTGGACCAGAAAACATGCAGCAGGGTGGGGAGATGGCTGTTCCCTGAGGATCTTGTGGGAAGAAAGAGGCTGGGAGTCTTGGAAAGCAGACAACAGTGAAAAGATGGGGCTGGTTGAAGCAAAAATCTCAAACCTGCTGCACCCCTCAGAATGGATGATCTGAGCTGCCTCTTTATTTCTCACCTGTCTTTGGTGATCAAGAGTTGTTAGTGTTGAGTGTGacagaaatataaattacattaaaGCAGCAAAAGAGGTCCTGACTCAACAGTGTCTGGGCATGAACACAGATTTACCAGAGCACCCTTAATCTCCAAAATCATTCAGTTAAAGGTAATCTCTCCTCTAGATTTTTATTGATGTGTGGCTCTTATCAGGACTGTATCCCTTGGCGGGGGATTGTAGGAGAGCTGTTTGTGTAATCTTTGTTCCTGGCAAAATGAAATAGCTACCAAGAGAGGTCATGGAGATAACACCTACTGGGTGCCTTCACACAGAGTAGATAAGATGGTGTGTTCAGGTCAGTGATGTTCTCTCAGCAGGGACTTGCTTTAGCCACTGAGGCAGTGGCACCTTCAGCCCTCTATTCATAACTCCAACAAGGAATTTGTTTTCAGCACAGAGCACCTTCATGCAGAGATGAGACACAGTGATACCAAAAGCTGAAATCATGGATTGAGGCTTCTTTCTTCTTATGTGTTAGATAGTGTAAAAATCAAGGAGGTCTGCAAGGTAATTGGCTCTGCAGACTTTCTGTGTGTGGTTGTATATTTTAATACTCTCAGACTTGCCTCAGTAAGCTCTAGGCCTGAAATCAttatattttactatttttttaaatttaaacagaacTTCTCTTGAAATAATTGAATTCCAGAAACTTGATATTGATAAAAAGCCATGACTGCTATGAAACTGATAAAATTGCGACACATTATAATGTCTGCTTTTGGCCAGGCAGCTCTTTTCCACAGAGTCTCTatgggctgtgcagtgcagggatgctggggtgGGGATCgatcctggcacagctgggcacagaccTGTGCCTtgtcctgggcactgccctgctcagagccttcctgcccagcagtgaggcaaacagccaggcaggagcaaggGCACGCTCGGGCACACTCTCACACACTCAGGCACACTCACTCACACTCAGGCAGAGGGCAGGATGCAGCATTCAGGAGGACTGAGCTGCAAGAAGTGATGCCATCCTCAgactccaggctgctgctcctgaagtGAGGAGCTTGGTCCCAGCACCAGATTGAGTTGCTGCTGAGCAATGGTCCAGCCAGTCTCAGACCTCAGAGTGTGTGTCTCCTTGTGTGGCACAAAGCAGCACATTGGGGTCTCTGGCCACCTTCAGCTCCACCGTGTATTTTGTCCAGGTTTTGTCAGGCCACCTGATCTGGCACAAAAGGGGCAACCAAATCCTGACCTTTAGGAAATTGTCCCACTCCCTTCCACCCTTTGCTGCCTGTCCCCCACATATCTCAgatgctcccagcagagcctcagcttggccccaggctgctctctcacctgctgctcccacatttTGTACTCATCAGGCAGCCTGTGTGcagttcagcagcagccagtgacATCTTTGTACAcacagccctgccgagctgctTTCTGATGCAGCAGAAGTCTGTAGACAGTGTACTGATAATAGGGTTTCACCTGTTCCCAGTGAAGTGACAACTGACAGGCCATGTTCTGATGAGCCCCTTTCCAGTGGGGCACTTCTCACAGCTCTCCCCATGTGGAAATGGGGATGGTCATACCCACAAGTTCTGACTGTGCCAGGTCATTCTCTCCAAACAAGAAGGATTTCTTAAGGATtaacttttctttcctcataCCTTTCtaggctcctgctctgcagcaccatgCTGGATCCCAAGCCTCACTCCACAAGCCAGAGGTGAGTCCAGGTGAAAGCCAGCTACCACAGTAGTGTCAGGATGACCAAAGCACGGCTCCTCCGTCTGTCTGTGGTGCTGGTCTCCATCTTCATGATCCTCCTGATCATTGTGTACTGGGACAACGTGGGCACAGCTCACTTCTACCTGCACACATCCTTCTCCAGACCCCACTCCCCAGGCGCCATCGCAGCAGGTGAGGACTGGGAAACTTTGCCAGATGTAGATGAATTTTTGGCAAAGCTGCTGAGCTCAAGTCTGAAACAGAACAGCTCTATCCCCCGAaagacagagcagctcctcgtCCAGGGCTCCAACAAGCCTGTGGTGAGTAACTTGGAGGAGAACGTGCGGGGCTATGACTGGTCTACACACAAGGACAGGACCAGCTTGGACCAAGAGAAGCTGCAGGTAGAGAGGCAGAGAACATTGCGTGAGTTTTGTGCCAATTCCAGCTTCACCTTCCCCACCAAGGAGCGCTCCTTCGATGACATTCCCAACTACGAGCTCAACCACCTGATTGTGGATGACCGCCACGGCGTCATCTACTGCTACGTGCCCAAGGTGGCCTGCACCAACTGGAAGCGTGTGATGATCGTGCTGAGTGAGAGCCTGCTGGACCAGGGGGTGCCCTACAGGAACCCTCTGGATATCCCCCGCGAGCACGTCCACAACACCAGCACCCACCTGACCTTCAACAAGTTCTGGCGCCGCTACGGGAAGTTCTCGCGGCACCTGATGAAGATCAAGCTGAAGAAATACACCAAGTTCCTCTTCGTGCGAGACCCCTTCGTCCGCCTCATCTCCGCTTTCCGCAGCAAGTTCGAGCTGGAGAACGAGGACTTCTACCGGCGTTTCGCCATCCCCATGCTGAAGCTCTACTCCAACCACACCAACCTTCCCACCTCCGTCAGCGAGGCCTTCGGGGCGGGCCTCAAAGTCTCCTTTTCTGACTTCATCCAGTACTTACTGGATCCCAGGACAGAGAAGATGGCCCCGTTCAATGAGCACTGGAGGCAGGTTTACCGTCTGTGCCACCCGTGCCAGATAGACTATGATTTCATCGGGAAGCTGGAGACGCTGGATGAGGATGCTGCTTATTTACTGCAGCTCCTCAAAGTGGACAGGCTGCTTCGCTTCCCACCCAGCTACCGAAACAggactgccagcagctgggaagatAACTGGTTTGCCAAAATCCCACTGGcttggaggcagcagctctacAAGCTTTATGAAGCTGATTTTGTACTCTTTGGCTACCCCAAGCCAGAAAACTTGCTTAAAGACTGAGAGTGATTGGGCAGTGGGTGTGGGAGGGAACATCTGAAATACCAAAAATGTTTCAATCCTCCTCGTTTTTGCTCTTAACTCCCTTCCCAATGCAAGTTGGTACAatggaatatattttttctactgCTTCCCCTTCCATTTTTACAATAATGCCAGAGTCCAGGGTATTACAGCCAGCTCTGCATATgcaaaaaatgcctttttttttggattatcatttgttttctgttttttaaaatgcccCCATACTTTGCAATGGGTTGCTGCCCTTGGTCACTCTGCCAATCATGTCCTTCAGTAACTTTTTattaatactttttaaaattaatatatttaagatatttaaaacaaagcGTGTGTCATGgcaaaggaagggaaggaataaaaaaaaaagtaaaagaaaacccCAAGAAATTATGTACTGCCTCTGTGTGTTGTCTCAGGGCTGCTGTTTCAGAGGTCCAAGGTTTGCAGAGCACTTGGAtgggatggtggtggtggtggctgcTGGTGGTCACTCCAAGATGGGCTTGAGGCAGTGGGATGGGTCAGTGCCTGACTCTGCCAAACAGGCCTGGAAGAACACCCTGAAGGATCTGACTCACACTGCTCACAGGTGTGGAGTGTGACACCAGGgtcacaggaaggaaatggcattgGGAGCAGTGACAGCAAGTCCtgtggggtgttttggggcatGCAGGTGGCCAACACAGCACCTCTGCACTGCCTGACCTTTTGGCAAAGCAGTGTGGGGCTCTGCTGTCCACAAAGCTGAGCTTCAGCCCCTATACTTTGCTAGTGTGGAGCATTCCCATGCCTTGTCCCATTCCAGGAGGGTGGGGATGTTCCTAGGGGTTGTGTCCTCATCATCCCTGTGCACGCTTTAAGGGAACATGGCAGGGTTGTAAATGCTTATCCCAGGGAGAAGAAGATCCTAAAGGTTTCTTTAAATAAGCAGATGTCAAGGTCAACTcaaagtttttctgttttcagcatTCCAGCTACTGCTCGTGACACCACATCCtcatctgctgcctttctgcttATTCCAAATGGCTGATGCAGATTTGATCATCTGCCTTGCTGGGACCTGCTGCAGGAGTGATGGTTCCCACTGTGCTGGGAGCATGTGGGCTGCTTCCCAAAGGAAATTAATGCCTTTAGAGACTTTTTGTGTCTCATCAGCTGAAtctgcttctctttctctctctgaattGCTCTGCAAAAACTGTTTGCTTAGCAGATTAGGCAGGCAACTCTTTCAGAGCTGAAATGCCTAATTATTTCCCTGGA
Encoded here:
- the CHST12 gene encoding carbohydrate sulfotransferase 12, with the protein product MTKARLLRLSVVLVSIFMILLIIVYWDNVGTAHFYLHTSFSRPHSPGAIAAGEDWETLPDVDEFLAKLLSSSLKQNSSIPRKTEQLLVQGSNKPVVSNLEENVRGYDWSTHKDRTSLDQEKLQVERQRTLREFCANSSFTFPTKERSFDDIPNYELNHLIVDDRHGVIYCYVPKVACTNWKRVMIVLSESLLDQGVPYRNPLDIPREHVHNTSTHLTFNKFWRRYGKFSRHLMKIKLKKYTKFLFVRDPFVRLISAFRSKFELENEDFYRRFAIPMLKLYSNHTNLPTSVSEAFGAGLKVSFSDFIQYLLDPRTEKMAPFNEHWRQVYRLCHPCQIDYDFIGKLETLDEDAAYLLQLLKVDRLLRFPPSYRNRTASSWEDNWFAKIPLAWRQQLYKLYEADFVLFGYPKPENLLKD